From a single Thalassospira sp. ER-Se-21-Dark genomic region:
- a CDS encoding MFS transporter → MLLLTNGSLRLLFFAQALYWSCSLIGITLTSLVGVSLAPAPSMATLPLGMLMVGNLVSVHPLAMLMQRRGRRVGLFVGALFGVLGGLMVAYGIYIGSFWLVTLAAALIGTYQASAMYYRYAALEIVAPSEKGRAAALVLGGGVLAALIAPEIAVASQGLLPVPFAGAYVALAGLAALGASLMIMLPDGGIPQRAGSSRAVMSDLLRRPVIRGAIAISAAGQGIMVLVMTATPLAMKYCGFDVDVSANVIRWHLIGMFLPAFVAGPMIDRFGPRRVASFGAFALVTSVGVAVSGISVAAFLISSFLLGIGWNMMLLAGTTMLGGGHDTAERGHAQSLMELGNSGTATVATIASGALIAGAGWSLINFGVLPVLAIALILMWRGYAAKQATAGA, encoded by the coding sequence ATGTTGTTGCTGACCAATGGATCATTGCGTCTGCTTTTCTTCGCACAGGCGCTGTATTGGTCCTGTTCACTGATCGGCATTACCCTGACATCGCTTGTCGGTGTATCGCTCGCCCCCGCGCCATCCATGGCAACTTTGCCACTTGGAATGCTTATGGTCGGCAATCTCGTATCTGTTCATCCGCTTGCCATGTTGATGCAGCGTCGTGGCCGACGTGTTGGGTTGTTTGTCGGGGCACTCTTTGGGGTCTTGGGTGGCCTGATGGTGGCTTACGGCATTTATATCGGATCGTTCTGGCTGGTCACGCTTGCTGCCGCACTGATTGGCACCTATCAGGCGTCGGCTATGTATTATCGTTACGCGGCGCTGGAAATTGTCGCGCCATCCGAAAAGGGGCGTGCTGCCGCCCTCGTTCTGGGCGGGGGTGTTCTTGCTGCGCTGATTGCCCCTGAGATTGCTGTGGCAAGCCAAGGTTTACTTCCAGTTCCGTTTGCCGGGGCCTACGTGGCACTGGCAGGTCTGGCGGCCTTGGGCGCATCCTTGATGATCATGTTGCCAGATGGTGGCATTCCGCAACGTGCCGGGTCGAGCAGGGCGGTTATGTCCGATCTGTTGCGCCGCCCAGTCATTCGCGGCGCAATCGCCATCAGTGCCGCCGGGCAGGGGATTATGGTCCTGGTTATGACAGCGACACCGCTTGCGATGAAATATTGTGGCTTTGATGTGGATGTTTCGGCCAACGTGATCCGCTGGCATTTGATCGGGATGTTCTTGCCGGCCTTCGTTGCCGGGCCAATGATCGACCGGTTTGGGCCACGCCGGGTCGCATCATTCGGGGCGTTTGCGCTGGTAACAAGTGTTGGCGTTGCCGTTTCGGGCATTTCGGTTGCCGCTTTTCTGATCAGTTCGTTCCTTCTTGGGATTGGCTGGAACATGATGCTTTTGGCGGGAACGACGATGCTGGGCGGGGGGCATGACACGGCGGAACGCGGGCATGCGCAAAGCCTGATGGAGCTTGGCAACAGTGGGACGGCGACAGTCGCCACAATTGCCAGCGGGGCATTGATCGCCGGTGCCGGTTGGAGCCTGATTAACTTTGGTGTGCTGCCGGTTTTGGCCATTGCGTTGATTTTGATGTGGCGGGGATATGCCGCAAAGCAAGCAACCGCAGGCGCCTGA
- a CDS encoding cupin-like domain-containing protein, translated as MTSQLSYLSIDRRDNLSREEFIDQYLKPKRPVIMRSFAANWPALEKWSYDYLKQGCGDVEVPLYSEAFANSDNDYLDSTQSMPFGEYLDLIQAGPTPLRMFLFNVFKHMPQLREDFSYSDLGVTFLKNHPFLFVGGQDAYVDIHYDLDHSHVFLTQMTGTKRVILYGSENGRHLYQHPLTVSCNIDFRNPDLERYPKLKDIHGYECILEPGDTIFIPSRWWHFIEYSTAGISLTLRALPETWPARAAGLASIIKLKVIDQYLGKMIGEKKWYQMKEDWAHARARKA; from the coding sequence ATGACGAGCCAGTTAAGCTATCTGAGCATTGATCGCCGAGATAATCTGAGCAGAGAAGAGTTTATTGACCAGTATCTTAAGCCCAAACGTCCCGTCATCATGCGCAGTTTCGCCGCAAACTGGCCTGCATTGGAAAAATGGTCTTATGACTATCTGAAGCAGGGCTGTGGCGATGTCGAGGTGCCGCTTTATAGCGAGGCATTTGCGAACTCGGACAACGACTATCTCGATTCAACCCAAAGCATGCCCTTTGGCGAATATCTTGATCTTATTCAGGCGGGGCCGACACCGCTTCGCATGTTTTTGTTCAATGTGTTCAAGCATATGCCGCAACTGCGCGAGGATTTTTCATATTCTGACCTGGGCGTCACGTTCCTGAAAAATCATCCATTCCTGTTTGTCGGTGGCCAGGACGCCTATGTCGATATTCATTACGATCTGGATCACAGCCATGTTTTTCTGACGCAGATGACCGGCACCAAACGTGTGATCCTGTATGGAAGTGAAAACGGACGTCACCTGTATCAGCATCCGCTGACTGTTTCGTGCAATATCGATTTTCGGAACCCGGATCTGGAACGCTATCCGAAGCTTAAGGATATTCACGGCTATGAATGCATTCTGGAGCCGGGCGATACCATCTTTATCCCCAGCCGCTGGTGGCATTTCATCGAATACAGCACGGCTGGCATCAGCCTGACATTGCGTGCCTTGCCTGAAACCTGGCCTGCGCGTGCGGCGGGTCTTGCCAGCATCATCAAGCTCAAGGTCATTGACCAGTATCTCGGCAAGATGATTGGCGAGAAAAAGTGGTATCAGATGAAGGAAGACTGGGCACACGCCCGTGCGCGAAAGGCTTGA
- a CDS encoding lysophospholipid acyltransferase family protein, which yields MATPHITAPITPAQHVKAGLKFTTLMVWLFAMLIPFLILEGLKLRASSQIVRIWHLGARKITGIKVEVTGSPSETLPLLLLGNHTSYLDIPVINALFTVNFIAKSEVRGWPGIGFLARCCQTIFVERRAIKSHEQIKILRDKILPDRRLVLFAEGTSTDGSVVLPFKSSLMEFVFDEKIAEVCHVQPITVLCLKDSASGSSPEPETVLYPWFDDTTLAFHFWRFMATPGCTVKVHFSPSRPVSEFDNRKELTRWAHAGVQNGYDIILKKA from the coding sequence ATGGCAACACCCCACATCACTGCACCGATCACACCAGCACAGCACGTGAAGGCAGGGCTAAAATTCACGACGCTGATGGTCTGGCTGTTTGCGATGCTGATCCCTTTCCTGATCCTTGAAGGTCTCAAGCTCCGGGCCAGTTCCCAGATTGTCCGCATCTGGCACCTTGGTGCCCGCAAGATCACAGGCATCAAGGTCGAAGTCACTGGATCGCCAAGCGAAACCCTTCCACTGCTGCTGTTGGGGAACCATACGTCTTACCTCGACATTCCGGTGATCAATGCGCTGTTCACCGTTAATTTCATCGCCAAGTCCGAAGTTCGCGGCTGGCCCGGCATCGGGTTCCTTGCGCGCTGTTGCCAAACCATTTTCGTTGAGCGCCGGGCCATCAAATCCCACGAACAGATCAAGATTCTGCGCGACAAGATCCTGCCCGACCGTCGGCTGGTTCTGTTTGCCGAAGGGACAAGCACGGATGGCAGTGTCGTATTGCCGTTCAAATCGTCGCTGATGGAATTTGTGTTTGATGAAAAGATCGCTGAAGTTTGCCACGTTCAGCCGATAACCGTTTTATGCCTGAAAGACAGCGCGAGTGGATCTTCGCCAGAACCGGAAACGGTTCTTTACCCATGGTTTGACGACACGACCCTTGCCTTCCATTTCTGGCGGTTCATGGCAACGCCGGGCTGTACCGTTAAAGTCCATTTCAGTCCGAGCCGTCCGGTATCCGAATTTGACAACCGCAAGGAACTCACCCGATGGGCCCATGCGGGGGTTCAAAACGGCTATGACATCATCCTGAAAAAGGCTTGA
- a CDS encoding GNAT family N-acyltransferase: MASGRFSVHLAKTKQDLKAAQELRFEVFFGEFHAKAMTEQHSAGLDSDKFDAFCEHLLVVDNENDKKVIATTRLLLSQQKPADLSYIAQEEFSIPLLDAVKDNCMEVGRSCVHRDYRDGKAIQLLWRGITKLIFNHDIRYLFGCASFHATDIDKIAYELSYLHHYRLDDEPHIARALDYQSMERIAKDDIDPDEALAKLPPLIKAYLSLGGVVGDGVALDPDFKTLDVLITVDVAKVPDQYYRFYKKQADRLDLTPLNT, encoded by the coding sequence ATGGCATCCGGTAGATTTTCTGTTCATCTTGCCAAGACCAAACAAGACCTGAAAGCGGCGCAAGAACTTCGCTTTGAGGTCTTCTTTGGCGAATTTCACGCCAAAGCCATGACCGAGCAACACTCGGCCGGCCTTGATAGCGATAAATTCGACGCGTTCTGCGAACACTTGCTGGTCGTGGATAATGAAAATGACAAGAAAGTCATCGCCACCACCAGATTGCTGCTTTCGCAACAGAAACCCGCAGATCTGTCATACATCGCGCAGGAAGAGTTCTCTATTCCCCTGCTTGACGCTGTAAAAGACAACTGCATGGAAGTCGGCCGATCCTGTGTTCACAGGGATTATCGCGATGGCAAGGCCATTCAGCTTCTGTGGCGTGGTATCACCAAGCTGATTTTCAATCATGACATTCGCTATCTGTTCGGCTGCGCAAGCTTCCATGCGACCGATATCGACAAGATCGCCTACGAACTGTCATACCTGCATCACTACCGGCTGGATGATGAACCTCATATTGCGCGCGCACTCGATTATCAGTCGATGGAACGCATCGCAAAAGACGACATTGATCCGGACGAGGCCCTTGCGAAATTGCCCCCCTTGATCAAAGCCTACTTGTCGCTGGGTGGCGTTGTTGGCGATGGCGTCGCACTTGATCCCGATTTCAAGACGCTTGATGTATTGATTACGGTCGATGTCGCCAAGGTCCCAGATCAATACTATAGATTCTATAAAAAGCAGGCTGATCGCCTTGATCTCACACCTCTAAACACGTGA
- a CDS encoding Lrp/AsnC ligand binding domain-containing protein: MHPFFIFVKCELGKAYDVAAALVEEVEGVSEVYSISGPFELLVKVYVEEEQDIGRYVNESIHKLDHIKDTQTIITFNAFT, encoded by the coding sequence ATGCATCCATTTTTCATCTTTGTGAAATGTGAACTTGGCAAAGCCTATGACGTCGCAGCAGCGCTTGTTGAAGAAGTCGAAGGCGTTTCCGAAGTCTATTCCATCTCCGGCCCGTTTGAATTGTTGGTCAAGGTGTATGTGGAAGAAGAACAGGATATTGGGCGCTATGTGAACGAAAGTATCCATAAGCTGGATCATATCAAGGATACCCAGACCATCATTACCTTTAACGCCTTCACCTGA
- a CDS encoding carbohydrate kinase family protein, whose amino-acid sequence MTPNANILCFGAAHFDRTLQCTETFVPAASNPVRTLHRKPGGVSRNIAVHLRLLGNNVAMLGAVGDDGDGDQVIEALSELGIDTRHLMKISGMATAGYTALLDETGELALGMMNAEVYDLLTIDRLEPHLANLQARPWWLVDANLPTESIMWLAENKQTTKLCAATVSPSKAVRFKPVLDKLDLLIANRAETRILTGIEINDLAQAKVAVELLRGKGIPDVVITLGAQGVVSSSASGTAFWHPLPTKVKDVNGAGDAFYSGFLSAYSKPHTSFDDAMASGLAMTSLTAETEGTTVWDLTLDAVTERAAKAESKVL is encoded by the coding sequence ATGACGCCTAATGCCAACATTCTTTGCTTTGGTGCCGCCCATTTCGACCGCACCCTGCAATGTACCGAGACTTTTGTTCCCGCTGCCTCGAACCCAGTTCGGACCTTGCATCGCAAACCTGGCGGTGTCAGCCGCAACATTGCGGTGCATCTGAGGCTTCTGGGCAATAATGTCGCGATGCTTGGCGCTGTTGGGGATGATGGTGATGGCGATCAAGTGATCGAGGCGCTGTCCGAACTTGGGATCGATACCCGCCATCTGATGAAGATCAGTGGCATGGCAACGGCCGGTTACACGGCCCTTCTTGATGAAACCGGCGAACTCGCACTTGGTATGATGAATGCCGAGGTCTATGACCTGCTGACCATTGATCGCCTTGAACCGCATCTGGCAAACCTTCAGGCGCGGCCCTGGTGGTTGGTTGATGCGAACTTGCCGACCGAAAGCATCATGTGGCTTGCAGAAAACAAACAGACGACAAAACTCTGCGCAGCTACCGTTTCGCCCAGCAAGGCAGTACGGTTCAAGCCGGTGCTTGATAAGCTGGACTTGCTGATTGCCAACCGCGCAGAAACACGCATCCTGACCGGTATCGAGATCAACGATCTTGCGCAGGCGAAAGTCGCGGTCGAGCTTTTGCGCGGCAAGGGCATCCCGGATGTCGTGATCACACTTGGTGCCCAAGGGGTTGTGTCCTCCTCCGCATCGGGGACGGCGTTCTGGCATCCGTTGCCCACCAAGGTCAAAGACGTCAATGGTGCGGGTGATGCCTTCTATTCCGGTTTTCTGTCGGCTTACTCGAAACCGCATACAAGCTTTGACGATGCAATGGCATCGGGCCTCGCGATGACAAGCCTGACGGCAGAAACCGAAGGCACCACCGTTTGGGATCTGACGCTGGACGCGGTCACGGAACGCGCGGCAAAGGCCGAAAGCAAGGTCCTTTGA
- a CDS encoding bifunctional metallophosphatase/5'-nucleotidase, producing MKRTIAGVLSACTMLSLGAGSALADYDLRLIHTNDVHDRVESVTKYNNTCSAEDDAEGKCFGGYGRLATAIRDARAEGGNVLVVDAGDQFQGSLYYSTYKGSLTAELMNLVDYDAMAVGNHEFDDGPDVLASFIKKSLTPILSANIEATTDGLNELIKPETIITVGGERIGIVGLTTPETADISSAGPNVKFNDLAQSLQSSVDRLTAQGINKIVALSHSGSYADFEYVSDVTGVDVIVGGHDHLLFSNSDDKASHPYPVVKNGADGKPVLIVQAYAYSRYLGDLNVTFDDAGVATAWSGDPIALDASIKPAEDVLAVISEASGQVDAVRTLEVGSFTAPADGSREICRKMECSMGSLVADAMLWKAGDDYQIAIQNGGGVRASIDEGTVTMGEVLTVLPFQNALATFKLSGADIVASLEHGVSLVEEGKGQFPQVAGLKFDLDLSQPAGSRVSNVMVAEGNGFVPIEAGKIYGVVSNDFMRNGGDGYALFRDNATDVYDFGPNLEQAVADYIGLNSPLTPTTKGRINLK from the coding sequence ATGAAAAGAACAATTGCGGGGGTGCTGTCGGCCTGCACCATGCTCAGCCTTGGTGCCGGAAGCGCGTTGGCCGATTATGATTTGCGCCTGATCCATACCAATGACGTTCATGACCGCGTTGAGTCGGTCACCAAATACAATAACACCTGCAGTGCCGAGGATGATGCCGAAGGCAAATGCTTTGGCGGCTACGGCCGTCTTGCCACGGCCATTCGTGACGCCCGTGCCGAAGGCGGCAATGTTCTGGTTGTCGATGCAGGCGATCAGTTCCAGGGATCCCTTTACTATTCGACCTACAAGGGTTCGCTGACGGCTGAACTGATGAACCTTGTTGATTATGATGCAATGGCGGTTGGCAACCACGAGTTTGATGATGGCCCGGACGTCCTGGCAAGCTTCATAAAAAAAAGCCTTACCCCTATTCTGTCGGCCAACATCGAAGCCACCACGGATGGTCTGAATGAACTGATCAAACCTGAAACCATCATCACGGTTGGCGGTGAACGCATTGGTATCGTTGGGCTGACAACGCCGGAAACGGCCGATATTTCAAGTGCGGGTCCGAACGTCAAGTTCAACGACCTTGCGCAATCACTGCAAAGCTCAGTCGACCGCTTGACCGCCCAGGGGATCAACAAAATTGTCGCTCTCAGCCATTCGGGCTCATACGCCGATTTCGAGTATGTCAGCGATGTCACTGGTGTTGACGTGATTGTCGGCGGTCACGACCATCTTCTGTTTTCCAACAGTGATGACAAGGCATCCCATCCCTACCCGGTCGTCAAAAATGGTGCCGACGGCAAACCTGTTCTGATCGTCCAAGCATATGCCTATAGCCGTTATCTTGGCGACCTGAACGTCACATTTGATGACGCCGGTGTGGCAACCGCATGGTCGGGTGATCCGATTGCCCTTGATGCCAGCATCAAACCGGCCGAGGACGTTCTTGCCGTTATCTCTGAAGCCAGCGGTCAGGTTGATGCCGTTCGCACCCTTGAAGTTGGCAGCTTCACGGCACCTGCAGATGGATCGCGCGAGATCTGCCGCAAGATGGAATGTTCCATGGGTTCGTTGGTTGCCGATGCGATGCTTTGGAAAGCTGGTGATGACTATCAGATCGCCATTCAGAACGGCGGCGGTGTGCGTGCAAGCATCGATGAAGGCACGGTTACCATGGGTGAAGTCCTGACGGTTCTTCCGTTCCAGAACGCCTTGGCAACCTTCAAGCTTTCCGGTGCGGATATCGTTGCGTCGCTTGAACATGGTGTATCGCTTGTCGAGGAAGGCAAAGGCCAGTTTCCGCAGGTTGCGGGCCTGAAATTTGACCTTGATCTTTCGCAACCTGCCGGATCGCGTGTTTCAAACGTCATGGTTGCCGAGGGCAATGGCTTCGTGCCGATCGAGGCTGGCAAAATATATGGCGTCGTTTCCAACGACTTTATGCGCAATGGCGGTGATGGTTACGCCCTGTTCCGGGATAATGCCACCGATGTCTATGACTTCGGACCGAACCTTGAACAGGCTGTTGCCGACTATATCGGACTTAACTCGCCTCTGACCCCGACGACCAAGGGGCGCATCAACCTGAAATAA
- a CDS encoding BMP family ABC transporter substrate-binding protein, with translation MKKLLTSVVAAVACYAGVASAAEINPAVVYDLGGRFDRSFNQAAYTGAEKYKEDTGTEYRDFEIQNDSQREQAMRNFARRGMNPIVAIGFSQASALEKVAKEFPETKFTIVDMVVDLPNVQSVVFKEHEGSFLVGVLAAMASETGKVGFVGGMDIPLIRKFACGYAQGVKYSNGDAEVFQNMTGTTGAAWNDPVKGGELAKSQFDRGADVVYHAAGGTGVGVLQAAADAGKLGIGVDSNQNGLHPGSVLTSMLKRVDVAVYEAFEAAANDTWEPGLTILGLAEGGVDWALDENNESLITDEMKAAVAEAKEAIISGNLEVHDYMSDSACPM, from the coding sequence ATGAAAAAGCTTCTGACCTCGGTGGTCGCGGCTGTTGCTTGCTATGCAGGCGTTGCTTCGGCTGCAGAAATCAATCCGGCTGTGGTTTACGATCTTGGTGGTCGTTTTGACCGCTCATTCAACCAGGCGGCATACACGGGTGCCGAGAAGTACAAGGAAGACACCGGTACTGAGTATCGTGACTTCGAAATCCAGAACGATTCACAGCGCGAGCAGGCAATGCGCAACTTTGCGCGCCGCGGCATGAATCCGATTGTTGCGATTGGTTTTTCCCAGGCTTCTGCACTTGAAAAAGTCGCTAAAGAATTCCCTGAAACCAAATTCACCATTGTTGACATGGTTGTAGACCTGCCGAACGTTCAGTCGGTGGTTTTCAAGGAACATGAAGGTTCGTTCCTTGTCGGTGTTCTGGCGGCTATGGCATCTGAAACCGGCAAAGTCGGTTTCGTTGGTGGTATGGACATTCCGCTGATCCGCAAATTCGCCTGCGGTTACGCACAGGGCGTAAAATATTCGAACGGTGATGCCGAAGTCTTCCAGAACATGACCGGCACCACCGGTGCGGCCTGGAACGACCCGGTAAAGGGTGGTGAACTTGCAAAATCGCAGTTCGACCGAGGTGCCGATGTTGTTTACCATGCTGCAGGTGGTACTGGCGTTGGTGTGCTTCAGGCTGCTGCAGATGCCGGAAAACTCGGCATTGGTGTGGACTCCAACCAGAACGGCCTGCATCCGGGTTCGGTTCTGACCTCGATGCTTAAACGCGTTGACGTTGCTGTTTACGAAGCTTTCGAGGCTGCTGCCAACGATACCTGGGAGCCGGGCCTGACCATTCTGGGTCTTGCAGAGGGCGGCGTTGATTGGGCACTTGATGAAAATAACGAAAGCCTGATCACCGACGAGATGAAAGCAGCCGTTGCCGAGGCCAAGGAAGCAATCATTTCCGGTAACCTTGAAGTACACGATTACATGAGCGATAGCGCCTGCCCAATGTAA
- a CDS encoding ABC transporter ATP-binding protein — protein MHGAGETGAVQPAIELRGIDKRFGAVHANKEIDLKVDKGTIHGIVGENGAGKSTLMSILYGFYQADAGTIHVDGKLCEINGSEDAIAVGIGMVHQHFMLVETFSVLENVILGVEGGAVLRDGVEKAREELKRLEREYSLNIDPDATVGDLSVGLQQRVEILKALYRGAEILILDEPTGVLTPQEADHLFRILDTLKEQGKTVVLITHKLREIMAATDNVSVMRQGAMVAHRKTAETSPEELSELMVGRKVLLRLEKGESNPAATALKVDNLCVDNAQGVRKVKNATFTVRAGEIVGIAGVSGNGQSELLEALGGIRSASEGTVELNGQDVTPGKGVDAAELRRRGVAHVPEDRHRMAMVTAFSAKEAAILGYEDDPAYQKGGLLDWDAISAATANMMSEFDVRPDNPDLKAANFSGGNQQKLVLAREIMRDPELLLVGQPTRGVDIGAIEFIHKRIVAMRDAGKAVLLVSVELDEIMSLADRILVMCDGAIIGEVAASEANERVLGLMMAGVDPNEAKAAEGQA, from the coding sequence ATGCACGGCGCTGGGGAAACCGGTGCCGTGCAACCCGCTATTGAACTGCGCGGTATAGACAAGCGGTTCGGTGCGGTACATGCCAATAAAGAAATCGACCTTAAGGTCGACAAGGGAACTATCCACGGAATCGTGGGCGAAAATGGGGCTGGTAAATCGACCCTGATGAGTATTCTGTATGGCTTTTATCAGGCCGATGCAGGAACCATTCACGTCGACGGCAAGCTCTGTGAAATCAACGGATCAGAAGACGCGATCGCGGTCGGGATCGGGATGGTTCACCAGCATTTCATGTTGGTTGAGACGTTTTCGGTGCTTGAAAACGTTATCCTTGGCGTCGAAGGTGGTGCTGTTCTGCGCGACGGTGTGGAAAAGGCACGCGAAGAACTCAAACGTCTTGAACGCGAATATTCGCTCAATATTGATCCGGACGCTACGGTGGGTGATCTTTCGGTTGGGCTCCAGCAACGCGTGGAAATCCTGAAGGCGCTCTATCGCGGGGCGGAAATTCTTATTCTGGATGAGCCGACCGGTGTTTTGACACCGCAAGAAGCTGATCATCTTTTCAGAATTCTTGATACCCTGAAAGAACAGGGCAAGACGGTTGTTCTGATTACCCACAAACTGCGCGAAATCATGGCCGCAACGGACAATGTTTCCGTCATGCGCCAAGGCGCAATGGTGGCGCATCGCAAAACAGCCGAAACCAGCCCGGAAGAACTGTCGGAATTAATGGTCGGCCGTAAGGTATTGCTACGCCTTGAAAAAGGTGAATCCAATCCGGCTGCGACCGCGCTTAAAGTCGATAATCTTTGTGTTGATAATGCGCAGGGCGTTCGTAAGGTCAAAAATGCGACCTTTACGGTGCGCGCAGGCGAAATTGTCGGCATTGCCGGGGTATCTGGCAACGGGCAGAGTGAGCTACTTGAAGCGCTTGGTGGAATCAGATCTGCCAGCGAAGGGACCGTGGAACTAAACGGGCAAGATGTAACGCCCGGCAAAGGGGTCGATGCCGCTGAGCTTCGTCGTCGCGGTGTCGCGCATGTGCCCGAGGACCGCCATCGCATGGCGATGGTCACGGCCTTTTCAGCCAAAGAGGCCGCCATTCTTGGTTATGAAGATGATCCTGCCTATCAAAAGGGCGGGCTTTTGGACTGGGATGCGATTTCGGCTGCCACAGCCAATATGATGTCGGAATTTGACGTTCGTCCGGACAATCCGGATTTGAAAGCAGCCAATTTCTCGGGCGGTAATCAGCAGAAGCTTGTTCTGGCGCGTGAAATCATGCGTGATCCGGAATTGCTTCTGGTGGGCCAGCCGACCCGTGGTGTCGATATCGGTGCCATTGAATTCATTCACAAACGTATTGTCGCCATGCGGGATGCTGGCAAAGCCGTCCTTTTGGTGTCAGTGGAGCTTGACGAGATTATGTCGCTTGCCGACCGCATTCTGGTGATGTGCGATGGGGCCATCATTGGTGAAGTTGCCGCATCCGAGGCCAACGAACGCGTGCTTGGTTTGATGATGGCGGGCGTTGACCCAAATGAAGCCAAGGCAGCGGAGGGGCAGGCATGA
- a CDS encoding ABC transporter permease: protein MSKTVELPRWIDVGALPLLNLLLALVVSGLVVLAIGENPVQVVEILLYGAFGYEEAWGYTLYYTTNFIFTGLAFAVAFHCGLFNIGAEGQAYIGGLGVTLAALYLDFLPFPIMLVVAMLAAMIFGAAWAYIPAYLQARRGSHVVITTIMFNFIASSLMVYLLVNVLRPEGSMTPESEQIAEHLRLPFIHDIAGALGIEMASSPLNLSFVYAIVISVMVWLFIWHTRWGYAIRTVGANAVAATYAGLEPGRFIIIAMMISGALSSFVALNEVMGVQHRLLIDFTAGYGFVGIAVALMGRNHPFGIFLAALLFGMLYQGGAELSFEIPTISNDMVVVIQGLVILFTGAMEHMFRPRVTKIYTAWRLRQDAGEAA from the coding sequence ATGAGCAAAACTGTCGAACTGCCGCGCTGGATTGATGTGGGCGCGTTGCCTTTGCTGAATCTGCTGCTTGCCCTTGTTGTGTCCGGGCTTGTGGTTCTGGCGATTGGTGAAAACCCGGTTCAGGTGGTTGAAATCCTGCTTTATGGCGCGTTTGGCTATGAAGAGGCTTGGGGTTATACGCTTTATTACACCACCAACTTCATCTTTACCGGCCTTGCCTTTGCCGTCGCGTTCCATTGCGGGCTGTTTAACATCGGCGCCGAAGGGCAGGCCTATATCGGTGGCCTTGGTGTGACGTTGGCCGCCCTTTATCTCGATTTCCTGCCATTCCCGATCATGCTGGTTGTGGCGATGTTGGCGGCGATGATTTTTGGCGCGGCGTGGGCTTATATCCCGGCCTACTTGCAGGCGCGGCGCGGATCGCACGTCGTGATCACGACGATCATGTTCAACTTCATCGCCTCATCACTGATGGTCTACCTGCTGGTCAATGTGCTTCGTCCGGAAGGGTCGATGACGCCCGAAAGCGAACAGATCGCCGAACATTTGCGATTGCCATTTATTCACGACATTGCAGGTGCGCTTGGCATTGAAATGGCGTCAAGCCCGCTGAACCTGTCATTTGTTTATGCCATCGTCATCAGCGTGATGGTCTGGCTGTTTATCTGGCATACCCGTTGGGGCTATGCCATCCGGACAGTCGGTGCCAATGCTGTGGCGGCAACCTATGCTGGGCTTGAACCCGGGCGTTTTATCATCATTGCGATGATGATCTCAGGTGCGCTGTCATCCTTTGTGGCGCTAAACGAAGTCATGGGTGTTCAGCACCGCCTGTTGATTGATTTTACCGCCGGCTATGGCTTTGTTGGCATTGCTGTAGCGCTGATGGGGCGCAACCATCCGTTTGGCATCTTCCTTGCTGCTTTGCTATTCGGGATGCTCTATCAGGGCGGGGCGGAGCTTTCATTTGAAATTCCGACGATCTCGAATGATATGGTCGTGGTTATTCAGGGGCTTGTCATCCTGTTTACCGGTGCGATGGAACACATGTTCCGTCCGCGCGTGACAAAGATCTATACAGCCTGGCGCCTGCGTCAGGACGCCGGGGAGGCCGCATAA